From the Oncorhynchus kisutch isolate 150728-3 linkage group LG27, Okis_V2, whole genome shotgun sequence genome, the window CCACAGCTATTTGGGTATTGATGCAAGTGATACTGGCTACAGGCCTAGCACTCCCAGTTTCACCAACCCCTAGCTGGGTTTCTCATCTCTGTGGAGTTGGGTTGCAACGACTGTCGGTGGCGTGTACCTCCGACTACATGGAGTTGCTGTCAGTTGATAGGAGGAAACAGCCAGTGGTTGCATTTGATGAAAGTTTTATTTAAAAagtatggatttcagcaaacaTTGAAAGGCAAGCAGCTACAGAAGACAAACATAGGGGCACCACAAGGGtttaagaaatatattttttacaagtaTCGACTGACAGCGACTTGATGTAGTTGGAGGTTCAGACCAGCCACATTCGTTTCCACTCAACTCCATTGATGTGATGTACATTGTTGAGTTGAGAAAAATTTGTCTAACCAGCCCCAAGACACCTCACTGGTTTGGGGTCATTTCCAAATAATCATAGGTGAAGCATCCTACTCCACTTATATAATAGAAGCATACAGAACTCAACCCCCATTCATTTTTATAACATTTTTATACATGTTGATTTGACGATTTCCAGCAAACCTAGCCTACATCTGAAATTTCTATAATTTGCCATGAAGAATGATTAACTAAGCGAGGACACAATTGTCATTGGATGAGCATTCATTTTTAACTGAATGAGATATAAACATTTACGCCACACAAAAAAAGCTCAAATCATCACATACCTGCGCATTGGCTTTCCGTCCATGCACAGAAAAACAACCTTTGGTCCCACAACTTTTTGCCAACCTTTGTGAATGGAAAAACAAAGGAGGGATAAGTTCCAATTTATTATAAGGAGGGATGTTAGCCCACACAAGCCACTACTACTGTAACATACAGAGGAAAAAACACACTTGTGTTTCCCATATTGAGGTCACCATGATATGCAAGTAACGACTAGTTATGACAACTAGCTAGAAAATGTGTACCCTATTCGAAATGTCTTGGTAGATAGCTGACCAGTTAACAGCCCGATAGGCTAATAGCTAGGTACTGTTGATCCAGATGAGATTGAAatctaactactgtagctaacaaACTAGCTAGAAAAACAAGCTACTATTAGACAAAGACTCAAACTAAGCTAGGAAATAACTGACGCTTACTAGCTAGCTAATTGTTATATTTAGAGGGCTATGTAGCTAGCAGACTGCATTtaattctaaaaataaataaaagatatcTCGCTAACATCGAATGTTAgcatttagcaagctagctggcTACTCTAGCCAACTTTCAGGAaagcagctaacgttagctagccgcCTCCTTGCTAGAGCTAACGGTCTGGCTAGGTTAGCTAACCACAAATATTTTCCATGGAGAAATGCTATCGTTACTGGATCAAGAAAAGATGCAGGTCGAAAACAAATACTTACCTTATATTTCCATTCGAACGTCTAGCAAAGTGACAGATCGCCAATATTTCAAAAGCTACATTGCAGAATCACAAGCTACGCTTTCTTTAGACATTCCATAAAATTACAATCGACAGGAAATGTGCATTGTTGTGTATTTCAGCGCAAGGTCCCCCCTCGGAACGATTATTGGCTGGTATTCCACTAGCACATAGTTCCGATGTGCGCATTGCACAGGAAAACACAAGAATGAGTAAATGTTTGTGGGGATTATACACTTTCCACGTCTTTTTTGTGTGTATATAACGTTGCACTTTCCACACCAATCAAATGACAAAAAGACAATACAGGTAGTCATCGTTTCCTTTTCTTTTAAGGATTGGTGTTAGTAGGGAAGGAAAAAGGAGTGACCCTTGTATCCATGGAAACAATACGTGTAATTTATTTATCTAGCAAGATTACTTTGCCAATGAACCACAGCATACTACGATATACCAGAACAATGCAGTCAATTGAAGAAAATGCTGTATTTCACTATGCTTTGACTGGAGACATCGAAGGTCTACAAAAACATTTGGAAAACGAGTGCCTTTCTGGCAATGAAGAGCCACCAGAGGATTTGTTCTGGGAAAAGGATGAACTGGGTAGAAATGCACTTTTCATTGCATGTATGCTGGGAAGAAGCACCACCGTGCGGGAACTTTTGAAGCATGGAGCTCATGTTAACGAGTGTACAGCAAGAGGTAGGTGTTCCAAGTTCTAACAATAGAATTGGAACTAGACTACTtggcgcgcgcgcgcgcacacacacacacacgcacacacacacacacacttgttaaaCATCAACGGATCACATCTCTAGTAATAATACACAATACCATGGTCATTTTGATTTTCAAATACAGGTTATTCCCCACTGCATTGTGCAGCCCTCTGGGGCCAGCTTGAGACAGTGAAAACTTTGGTGGAACTTGGTGCCAACATGCAGGCGAAGAACTTCCGCAGGGAGAGAGCCATGGAAGTTGCCTCccgttattctaaaatggattgtgcAGAATATCTTACTTGGGCAGGTGAGATAGAATGAAAATATGAGAGTCAGGCACTTGTATAAGCTTCTGGAtgaggccagtgtgtgtgtgtgtgtgtgtgtgtgtgtgtgtgtgtgtgtgtgtgtgtgtgtgtgagagagagagagatagatgagatATATGAGATGCACTTCCTTCCATAGCATGTGCTGCATGTAAAAACATAATTATTAACATCATTATTACACTCCAGAGGCTAAGCAGGACTTGCAGTCCTACATAACACATGTGAGAGACACCATTGCTGACCCAGAGAAGGTTCAAGGGAAACTCAACAAGGAGGATAAGGTAACACAATTACATTAACTCAATAAACTATTGTACTCCCAGtagacatctccctctcttgtcctttttacaacttttttttctctctacctAGATCATATGTACAAACACCTGCTCAGTAAAGTCGGATTGGATCCAGAATGCCAAGAACCCATCTATCCAAGACTTCATTGAGCAGAGGAGACATCTTGAGGACATTATTATCCCCATTCTGTCCAAGCTCACGACTCAACGTGAGTATGACTATCAAATGATTTTGTGCAGGATCGTAATTCAAGTCTATCTCATTTGTTTATTGTCCTTATCTACACAGCACATTATGCATCCTGGATGTGTTATATTGGAAACCTATTCtacccactttgacattgtgtGGATGTATACTGACTGAATATCTATGACTTGAGAGTGAtgcatttttatttctatttgcaGCTGAAGTCACAGCTAAAGCAAGCAAAAACTGAAGATAAACAATGTGTCACAATCAAATATGGGTCCAGAGAAGGTCTAAAATGGTTAAACTGACCAAAGTGGAATTTGTCGACCATTGCATGTACTATCAAAATattttaaataataaaatatcAGAACCACCATAATTTATCATGTGTGCATTGTCTTTGCAAGTTAACAGATGACTAGGTTAATGACTGGGGTTATGATTTTGAGGTGGAATTCTCAACAGACTATACTTACCACAGTGGGGAGACATAGTACACAGTTTGGTGTTGTGAGAAGTCTGAGTGAAAAGACATAAACGAATGGTTTATATACATAGTTGATATAAGCACGTATAAGACATGCTGAAAGTAGTATGTAATCTATTgatgatataaatgataaaactAGCAATAACATAATTGAGGTATGGTAGTTTAATTCACTCACGTGAAGACAACTTTGTATATTTTAAATGGTATTCAAATAAGACAATTAGCTAGGTATCAATTCAATGTATCAAATAGAAAATTAGTTGCTGCACCATTATGTTTTTATTAGTGAAATAGTATATTAAATTGCAGCCTACATCAGACCTATATTTGCAATGTTAATACAATTGTCCCATTGCTGGAGTCTGTATTTCAAAGATTTTtaataattgacaaaaaaatctgtTCATAATATATGCACATCATAGACGCTTCTAAATAATTGTTCTTACTCTTGTTCATGTGGAATCTGACACAGCAGGGCACACCCCTTTGCCTTGAACCCATGCGTAAACGATTGGCTCTGtgatcctctgctctctcctggatCCCAATAATCTTGCGCTGGCATGCGATAGAAGTGGAAATTTGGGTTTGGATAATAAATGTGACTCCCATGGAAGAGGGAAGAGAAACCTAACCTCGTGAGTACCGGTTCCTGTATTCAAGAATGGGCGAATCAGTGACGTCACAGCTACACAAACTTATTTGGCTACCTACACATTTGCTTGGAATAACAAGGGGATAGTACTAGACGTTCGGGACTTTTTCTGCGCGTGGTCCTGTTGGAGCAGCACTCTACCTCTGATCGCTGGGTAAGGAGGATATGGGAACAAGACCGTTGGCGACAATGTCAACAGTGTAGCTAAAAACTGTTATTGTTACCACTAGACTGCAATACAATGTTGATTGCTAGCCCGCAGTAAGTAGTATGAAAGAAAAAATTATGGTAGGGCTTTCGTCTAACTAGCTGGAACGCTAGTTTATACCAAACAATGAAATAGCTAGCGCGAGCTAGTAAACGCGAGAAAACTTAGCCCGGTTAAACTGTAATGTTTTGACATAAAGCTAACTCACCAGCAGTTAAATTAAGTAGCTAACGTCATTGCTTCCTTTTGATGATTAACGTTACGTCGTGGACTTTCCGATTTGGACACCGTTTCTACTTGGAAGTTATTGGAAAGGTGATTCTAGTATGCAGACCGACTTAGTCACAGGCGACGTGGATTCTCTTCATGGTGGACTTCTTTCCTTGGATCCATTGGTGGACCGAATCCTGCGGGATTCTTTATGTCAGCAACAAGGATGGGTGCGCGTATATGGTAAGATGGACAGC encodes:
- the ankrd45 gene encoding ankyrin repeat domain-containing protein 45, which translates into the protein METIRVIYLSSKITLPMNHSILRYTRTMQSIEENAVFHYALTGDIEGLQKHLENECLSGNEEPPEDLFWEKDELGRNALFIACMLGRSTTVRELLKHGAHVNECTARGYSPLHCAALWGQLETVKTLVELGANMQAKNFRRERAMEVASRYSKMDCAEYLTWAEAKQDLQSYITHVRDTIADPEKVQGKLNKEDKIICTNTCSVKSDWIQNAKNPSIQDFIEQRRHLEDIIIPILSKLTTQPEVTAKASKN